A region from the Lolium perenne isolate Kyuss_39 chromosome 4, Kyuss_2.0, whole genome shotgun sequence genome encodes:
- the LOC139830870 gene encoding uncharacterized protein, whose protein sequence is MESRHRRHHHIEAPKPTWIVTLKTTPPAPARDNSTRKLAAAAYTPPLFLSPSVWQRAQNGRKSRAEGGRDDAGSRGSVPDSPRIGCMGQVNGIRRCSSERGAPAARRSASKPDYACGSLAGLMAGLFGRRKGRKARAYSKVTDVPSDSSSSSGSARGACAPPAVRRFDPPLPVPAVRRPAVEENAPSLWERRRGGAMALEGLQLA, encoded by the coding sequence atggagtcccgtcaCCGGCGCCACCACCACATCGAGGCGCCGAAGCCAACATGGATCGTCACGCTCAAGACTactccgccggcgccggcgagggACAACTCCACGAGGAAGCTCGCGGCGGCCGCGTACACACCGCCGCTCTTCCTGTCGCCGTCCGTGTGGCAGAGGGCGCAAAACGGCAGGAAGAGCAGGGCCGAGGGCGGCCGTGACGACGCCGGGAGCCGCGGCAGCGTTCCCGACTCGCCGAGGATCGGCTGCATGGGGCAGGTCAATGGGATACGGAGATGTTCCAGCGAGCGCGGCGCCCCGGCCGCGAGGAGATCGGCCTCTAAGCCTGACTACGCATGCGGCAGCCTGGCCGGGCTCATGGCGGGGCTCTTCGGGCGGCGGAAGGGGAGGAAGGCGCGCGCCTACTCCAAGGTCACGGACGTGCCGAGCgactcgtcgtcctcgtcggggagcgctcggggtgcTTGTGCACCACCAGCGGTCCGCCGGTTTGACCCGCCGTTGCCGGTGCCGGCGGTAAGACGGCCCGCGGTGGAAGAGAACGCCCCCAGCCTTTGGGAGCGACGGCGCGGCGGTGCCATGGCCCTGGAGGGTCTTCAGTTAGCGTAG